From the genome of Paracidovorax avenae:
GCGGCCGGCAACGCGGCCGAGCTGCAGCCGATGCCGGGGGCCGACCACTTCGATGCCGTGCAGGCGTTCGAGGACCCGGCCAGCCTGCCGTGCCGCGCCCTGGTGCGCATGGCGGGCGGGTAGAACAGGAGCCACGGATGACCCTCTTCGCCTACGTCATCGAACCGCCCTTCAATGAGCTTGCGGCCGACGGCAGCTTGACCGGCTGCGATGTGGAAGTGGCCCGGACGGTGCTGCGGGCTGCCGGACTATTGCCCTTCCAACCCGTTGAAACCACCTTTGCCGAACTTCTGCCGGGTCTCGCGGCGGGGCGGTGGCAGATGACCACCGGACTATTCGTCACCGAGCAAAGGCAGCGCCTGGTGAGTTTCAGCCGGCCGATCTGGGCGCTGGCCGATGGCATGCTGGTCGCCCGAGGCAATCCGCTGGCCCTGGACGGCTACCGGTCCGTCGCCCTGGATCCCGACTGCCGCCTGGCCGTGGTGCGTGACCAGATCCAGCACCGGACGGCCCACGAAGACTTCGCCATACCGGCCGCCAGGATCCAGCTCTACGACAGCTATGCGGAAGCCGCCGAGGCGGTATCGAATGGCCGGGCCGACGCTTATGCCAGCGTTGCCCGTGCCCATACGGCCTTCGCCCTGCAGAACCCTGCAGCCAGAGTGCAGACGGTGGTCGTCCCCGCGGCGGAAAAGCCGCCGGCGTTCGGCGCCTTCGCCTTCGCCCGGAATGACGGCGATTTGCTCCAACGGGTGGATGCCGTCCTGGACCGTTACCTCGGTAGTCCGGAACACCGCCGGATGCTGGGGCGCTTCGGCTTCACCGACCAGGAAATCGATCTGGTTGTCTAGCAGAGCCTGCGGATACCCCGCTCAGAGCCGGCGCAGCCGCTGCACCGCCTCGCGCAGCGTCTCGTCGCGCTTGGCGAAGC
Proteins encoded in this window:
- a CDS encoding transporter substrate-binding domain-containing protein, whose translation is MTLFAYVIEPPFNELAADGSLTGCDVEVARTVLRAAGLLPFQPVETTFAELLPGLAAGRWQMTTGLFVTEQRQRLVSFSRPIWALADGMLVARGNPLALDGYRSVALDPDCRLAVVRDQIQHRTAHEDFAIPAARIQLYDSYAEAAEAVSNGRADAYASVARAHTAFALQNPAARVQTVVVPAAEKPPAFGAFAFARNDGDLLQRVDAVLDRYLGSPEHRRMLGRFGFTDQEIDLVV